The Zygotorulaspora mrakii chromosome 6, complete sequence genome includes the window GAATTGCGGAAAGTCTACCTGAAGACACAATAGTTGAGAATGAAAGGGGCATAACGCTGTTTGGTATGCCTATGTTTTCGCCAAAGCTGCTGATACCTCAAGTAGACCCAACCCACTGGCAGCTCATCAATGTCAAGGAGTCAACGGTTAGGAATGTGGGTGAACGTTCGGTTCTTTCGCGAGGAGAGTTTTATCCATTGACAGCAAACTGCAACCAAACAGAGAAGTGGTATGTGCTAATGGATTTTGGGGATTCTATTGATATGGATGACCAGGGATGGCTCTATAGCTGGGTTTTTTCATCGGCGCGGTGGAAATCAAAACATGGGTTCGTTAGGAGACGTATATGGGTAAGAAGACCCGAACAAATGCAGGGCTGTTCAGCGTTCTCATCCATTTCATCAGCCGAAGGATCGGGGTCACTTTCACTTCCGGAATCTCAGACCAATATAGACCCAGTGAAGAGGTATCTCTTGAGCGCTCGTGAGCAGCTGATAATGGGGCTAATGCGACAAAGCTTGGACAGGCACAGGTTTGAACTGCTGGATTCTTcgctgaaaaatggtgcCATAGATAAAGCGGCTCTAGAGGATTCTGTTTTTGTGGATAAAATCAGTAGATGTTTTGAGttcaaaacatcaaaagaaagattctTGCACATTTGGCTCCCGACTGTGTTGGAATTCTGAAACCATCATGAAACATCGTGAATGAATAATGAGATACATGTAtgtatgtatatatatacatgtAGTTACCTAGAGGACATATTTgtgttcttttcttgcaaGGCGATTGATCATGTGTGGGTGAGATGAAACTGtttccttctctttctttgccTCAGCGGCTAGTtatttgcattttcaatcCAATAATAGTATTCATTTTCGCCAGCTTATTGCTGACTATTTGGAGTGATTATGTTATGATAGATCTCACAGTAACGAAGATTGAGGGTGGTGGGGTTGATTCCGTATCTGCTAGCTCAACGGCATTGGTTACTACCACAGCTACAGTCACAACTACAACTACAACTACTGCCGTGAGCACAGCGAGCCAATCCTCTTTTGCTACATACTACTTTGACAGAGATGCACTAGAACACGTAGCCCAAGAGTATATTGAGATGAGAATTAAATGGGTGAACGCGACTTTGTCTGCATCATACAGTTCACAACTGTCTCAATGGCAACACTCCTTAGACATGTGGAACGTTTCATTGATCAAAGCTATAAATGACAAACGTGAAATCTATCAGAACCTGCTAGCATATAACCAAAGCATATTTAATGCACTTTACGAAAAATCGAAGCAAATAAACGAAACATGGTCCCTTTTTAGTCAAACAGCTTTAAGTCTGGAGGATACTCAGCAAGTGTTTAATAACCTTTCGGTAAATTATTGGTTTGCtacttcaattttttccaacGTATCGCAACAACT containing:
- the SPO73 gene encoding Spo73p (similar to Saccharomyces cerevisiae SPO73 (YER046W); ancestral locus Anc_7.212), which encodes MGLGSSFIKRIAESLPEDTIVENERGITLFGMPMFSPKLLIPQVDPTHWQLINVKESTVRNVGERSVLSRGEFYPLTANCNQTEKWYVLMDFGDSIDMDDQGWLYSWVFSSARWKSKHGFVRRRIWVRRPEQMQGCSAFSSISSAEGSGSLSLPESQTNIDPVKRYLLSAREQLIMGLMRQSLDRHRFELLDSSLKNGAIDKAALEDSVFVDKISRCFEFKTSKERFLHIWLPTVLEF